One Neosynechococcus sphagnicola sy1 DNA window includes the following coding sequences:
- the ylqF gene encoding ribosome biogenesis GTPase YlqF codes for MSTPPIQWYPGHIAKAEKALQAQLKWVDVVIEVRDARIPLATHHPQMPQWIGNRGRVLVLNRVDMIPLTMQQAWAAWFRAQGDLAYFTDAQHGKGVSSITQAAQQVGNQVNQRRRDRGMLPRPVRAVVLGFPNVGKSALINRLLGKRVVESARRPGVTRQLRWVRISDQIELLDAPGVLPSRLADQEAAFKLAICDDIGEAAYDHQRVASTLIDLLGTLRLYPPALGALPPRGGESEW; via the coding sequence ATGTCAACGCCCCCAATTCAGTGGTATCCCGGTCATATTGCCAAAGCCGAAAAAGCCCTGCAAGCCCAACTCAAGTGGGTGGATGTGGTGATCGAAGTCCGAGATGCCCGCATTCCCCTGGCGACCCATCATCCCCAGATGCCCCAATGGATTGGTAACCGGGGTCGGGTGTTAGTGCTCAACCGGGTCGATATGATTCCCCTGACCATGCAGCAGGCCTGGGCCGCCTGGTTTCGCGCCCAGGGAGATTTGGCCTACTTCACGGATGCTCAACATGGCAAAGGCGTATCATCCATTACCCAAGCCGCTCAGCAGGTTGGCAACCAAGTGAACCAACGTCGCCGAGATCGCGGCATGTTACCCCGTCCCGTCAGGGCTGTGGTGTTGGGGTTTCCAAATGTTGGCAAATCAGCCCTGATCAATCGCCTCCTGGGGAAGCGGGTGGTTGAAAGTGCCCGTCGCCCTGGGGTCACTCGACAATTGCGGTGGGTGCGGATCTCCGATCAGATTGAACTGTTGGATGCACCGGGGGTTTTGCCCTCGCGTCTGGCCGATCAGGAGGCTGCCTTCAAACTCGCCATCTGTGACGATATTGGGGAAGCGGCTTACGATCACCAACGGGTTGCCAGTACCTTGATTGATCTGCTGGGTACCTTGCGACTCTACCCCCCTGCTCTCGGCGCGCTACCCCCTAGAGGTGGGGAATCGGAGTGGTGA
- a CDS encoding D-alanine--D-alanine ligase family protein, which yields MAKLRVGLLFGGCSGEHEVSIASARAIASALTTPPNGDRYDLLPVYIQKEGCWQAGRLAQQVLETGVALSDSDPAAAIHRWQFPSAIAEVEVWFPVLHGPNGEDGTVQGLLRLMQVPFVGSGVLASAMGMDKLAMKMAFAHAGLPQVQYLAVSRGEVWSNPCVFPQLCDRIETTLGYPCFVKPANLGSSVGISKVRTRGQLEAALDAAASYDRRLIVEAGVVAREVECAILGNDTPRASVVGEITYQSDFYDYETKYTLGRADLVIPAKLPTEIAETVQTMAIQAFKAIDGAGLARVDCFYIEASGAVLINEINTLPGFTATSMYPQLWQHSGLEFSELVHQLVQLALAGS from the coding sequence ATGGCAAAACTGCGAGTGGGGCTGCTGTTTGGCGGCTGTTCCGGAGAACATGAGGTGTCAATTGCTTCCGCCAGAGCGATCGCCTCGGCATTGACCACTCCCCCCAATGGAGATCGCTACGATCTGCTGCCGGTTTACATTCAAAAGGAGGGTTGCTGGCAAGCAGGTAGACTGGCGCAACAGGTACTGGAAACTGGCGTGGCGCTGTCAGATTCAGATCCAGCTGCAGCTATCCACCGTTGGCAATTTCCCTCGGCGATCGCCGAGGTGGAAGTCTGGTTCCCCGTCCTCCACGGCCCCAATGGGGAAGATGGAACGGTTCAGGGATTGCTGCGTCTGATGCAGGTGCCCTTTGTCGGCTCGGGGGTGCTGGCCTCAGCCATGGGCATGGATAAGCTCGCCATGAAAATGGCCTTTGCACACGCTGGGCTCCCCCAGGTGCAGTATCTGGCAGTGTCTCGGGGAGAAGTGTGGTCGAATCCCTGTGTGTTCCCCCAGCTCTGCGATCGCATTGAAACCACCCTCGGCTATCCCTGCTTTGTCAAACCCGCGAATCTTGGCTCATCGGTGGGTATCTCCAAGGTGCGAACCCGAGGGCAGTTAGAAGCAGCATTAGATGCAGCCGCCAGCTATGATCGCCGTCTGATTGTGGAAGCTGGGGTCGTAGCACGGGAAGTTGAGTGTGCCATACTAGGAAATGATACACCTCGCGCCTCAGTGGTGGGTGAGATCACTTACCAGAGTGATTTCTATGATTATGAGACCAAATACACCTTGGGTCGGGCTGATCTGGTGATTCCAGCCAAGTTGCCCACGGAGATCGCCGAAACGGTTCAGACTATGGCAATTCAAGCCTTCAAGGCCATTGATGGGGCGGGTTTGGCTCGGGTTGACTGTTTTTACATTGAGGCCAGTGGAGCAGTGCTAATCAATGAGATTAATACTTTACCTGGGTTTACAGCCACCAGTATGTATCCCCAGCTGTGGCAGCACAGTGGGCTTGAGTTCTCGGAATTGGTACATCAGCTGGTGCAGTTGGCCCTGGCAGGCTCCTAA
- a CDS encoding TIGR04283 family arsenosugar biosynthesis glycosyltransferase, which yields MPPRCNWRSPNYQPLRTLTAQKTWCTCNRFPAMVAPPSPHLTVIIPVLNEAPTLPKTLVGLQGIESLEVIVVDGGSQDHTVAIAQALGARVITAAVGRAKQMNAGAAIATGEILIFLHGDTQLPTGFATMIPAALAVSGAIAGAFALQIDAPQPAFRWIEAGVNWRSRWLQRPYGDQALFLNASVFRACGGFPDLPIMEDFEFVRQLARRGEIVIVPTPVVTSARRWQRLGIWQTTLINQGIVVAYLLGVPCHSLAHWYRRSRGFPISPPPG from the coding sequence TTGCCACCGCGCTGCAACTGGCGATCGCCCAACTACCAACCCTTGCGGACATTGACCGCCCAGAAGACCTGGTGTACCTGTAACCGATTCCCAGCTATGGTCGCTCCACCGTCCCCTCACCTGACTGTGATTATTCCAGTGCTCAATGAAGCCCCAACCCTGCCCAAGACGCTGGTTGGCTTGCAAGGCATAGAGTCCTTGGAAGTGATTGTGGTCGATGGAGGGAGCCAAGATCATACGGTGGCGATCGCCCAAGCACTAGGAGCGAGAGTGATCACAGCTGCTGTAGGTCGAGCTAAACAAATGAATGCTGGGGCAGCGATCGCCACGGGGGAAATTCTGATCTTCCTCCATGGGGATACCCAACTCCCCACAGGGTTTGCCACGATGATTCCCGCTGCCCTTGCTGTCTCCGGGGCAATTGCAGGAGCCTTTGCCCTACAAATTGATGCCCCCCAGCCAGCCTTTCGGTGGATTGAAGCCGGGGTGAATTGGCGATCGCGGTGGTTGCAACGGCCCTATGGCGATCAAGCGCTATTTCTCAACGCCTCGGTGTTCCGCGCCTGCGGCGGCTTCCCTGACCTGCCCATTATGGAGGACTTTGAGTTCGTGCGCCAATTAGCCCGCCGAGGGGAGATTGTGATTGTACCGACCCCCGTTGTCACCTCAGCCCGCCGTTGGCAACGGTTGGGGATTTGGCAGACCACCCTGATCAATCAAGGCATCGTTGTAGCCTATTTGCTCGGTGTC
- a CDS encoding ABC transporter substrate-binding protein translates to MSTLLPSQMVSDRPSSRGAAITIGAVLSMGCGFLLAACTVAENFSLSPKETAISSQTIPIGIAVAQTSNVALLGQESVAGAEIAEQYFNQHGGVNGTPIKLVFQDTGGDEAGAINAFQTLITQNHIVGIVGPSSSQQAFSADPIAERLGVPVVGPSNTAQGVPQIGAYVSRVSASVVVVAPNSVKAALKINPQIRRVAVFYAQNDAFSKSETEIFQQTVRSQRLDLITIQKFQTTDTDFQAQITNAMNLKPDLMIISGLAADGGNLVRQLRELGYQGLIIGGNGLNTSNIFTVCQALCNGVLIAQAYSPQHQSAINTAFSKAYRQQFHKEPPQFSAQAFTAVQVFVEALRMLDKQQKISTLPLAVVRTRLNQKLLAGHYETPLGAIAFTPEGEVIQKDFYVAQIKMNPDGQSGSFVFLK, encoded by the coding sequence ATGTCGACTCTCTTGCCGTCCCAGATGGTTTCTGATCGGCCTAGCTCCAGAGGAGCAGCAATCACAATCGGCGCAGTCCTGTCTATGGGTTGCGGCTTTCTATTGGCCGCCTGTACGGTGGCCGAAAATTTCAGCCTGTCTCCCAAGGAAACTGCGATCTCGTCTCAGACGATTCCCATTGGAATTGCAGTCGCACAGACGAGTAATGTTGCCCTGCTGGGTCAAGAGTCAGTAGCGGGGGCAGAGATTGCCGAACAGTATTTCAACCAGCACGGGGGGGTCAATGGCACCCCGATTAAACTGGTGTTTCAAGACACGGGGGGCGATGAGGCCGGAGCCATCAATGCCTTCCAAACCCTGATCACCCAAAACCACATCGTTGGCATTGTCGGTCCCAGTAGTTCACAGCAGGCCTTCAGTGCCGACCCCATAGCCGAGCGCTTGGGGGTACCGGTTGTAGGGCCATCGAATACCGCTCAGGGAGTGCCCCAAATTGGTGCGTATGTTTCCCGTGTTTCGGCTTCCGTCGTGGTGGTGGCTCCCAACTCCGTGAAGGCAGCCTTAAAGATCAATCCCCAGATCCGGCGGGTGGCGGTGTTTTACGCCCAAAATGATGCCTTTAGTAAGTCAGAAACTGAGATTTTTCAGCAAACCGTCCGCAGTCAAAGGTTAGATCTGATCACCATTCAGAAATTCCAGACTACCGATACGGATTTTCAGGCTCAGATTACCAATGCTATGAATCTCAAGCCTGACCTGATGATCATTTCAGGATTGGCCGCAGATGGCGGTAATCTGGTACGACAACTGCGAGAACTGGGTTATCAGGGACTGATCATTGGGGGAAATGGCTTGAATACCTCTAATATTTTCACGGTTTGTCAGGCACTCTGTAATGGGGTGCTGATTGCTCAGGCCTACAGTCCCCAACATCAAAGTGCCATCAATACAGCGTTTAGCAAAGCTTATCGTCAACAGTTTCATAAGGAGCCCCCTCAGTTCAGTGCCCAAGCCTTTACTGCCGTGCAAGTATTCGTTGAGGCATTGCGGATGTTGGACAAGCAACAAAAAATATCTACTTTGCCGCTGGCAGTGGTGCGAACCAGATTAAATCAAAAATTACTCGCGGGTCATTATGAGACACCCCTAGGGGCGATCGCCTTTACCCCTGAAGGTGAGGTGATCCAGAAAGATTTCTATGTGGCTCAGATTAAGATGAATCCAGATGGGCAGAGCGGATCCTTTGTTTTCCTGAAGTAG
- a CDS encoding ABC transporter substrate-binding protein → MVGIIGPTLSQQAFSADPIAQRAQVPVIAASNTAPGIPQIGEYIVRVSAPVSVVAPNAIRAALKSNPNLRRVAVFYAQDDAYGRGETDIFQKAVKTLGLDLVTVQKYQTTDTDFQTQATNAIKLKPDLVIISGLAADGGNLVRQLRELGYQGLIVGGNGFNTPNLFPVCKALCNGILVAQAYSPEYGGAMNVAFRNAYRQQFQKDPSQFSAQAFTAVQVFVEALKQLNQKTPLTTLSRAQLRTELIHQILIRRYETPLGAISFTPEGDVVQTQFYVAEIQMNADGTSGKFAFLQ, encoded by the coding sequence GTGGTTGGCATTATCGGCCCCACGCTCTCTCAACAGGCCTTTAGTGCTGATCCCATTGCCCAACGAGCTCAGGTGCCTGTAATTGCTGCCTCGAATACAGCTCCAGGAATTCCCCAAATTGGGGAGTATATTGTCCGAGTTTCAGCGCCAGTTTCAGTGGTGGCACCCAATGCAATTAGAGCTGCTCTGAAGTCAAATCCCAACCTGCGCCGAGTTGCGGTCTTCTACGCCCAGGATGATGCCTATGGTCGGGGCGAAACCGATATTTTTCAAAAGGCTGTGAAGACCCTTGGCTTAGATCTGGTAACCGTGCAGAAATATCAAACGACGGATACAGATTTTCAGACCCAGGCAACCAATGCCATCAAACTCAAACCCGATCTGGTGATTATTTCTGGGCTGGCTGCGGATGGGGGGAATTTAGTGCGGCAACTGCGAGAGTTAGGGTACCAAGGTCTGATTGTGGGTGGCAATGGATTCAACACCCCGAATCTTTTTCCGGTTTGTAAGGCACTCTGTAATGGGATTCTGGTGGCTCAAGCCTATAGCCCTGAGTATGGGGGAGCAATGAATGTTGCCTTTCGCAATGCCTATCGCCAACAATTTCAGAAAGATCCCTCTCAGTTTAGTGCTCAGGCATTTACAGCTGTGCAGGTGTTTGTGGAGGCACTGAAACAGTTAAACCAGAAGACCCCTTTGACAACGCTGTCCCGTGCTCAATTGCGAACCGAGTTGATCCATCAGATATTGATCCGTCGCTATGAGACCCCCTTGGGTGCCATCTCTTTTACCCCGGAGGGCGATGTGGTACAAACACAGTTTTACGTGGCCGAAATTCAAATGAATGCCGATGGCACCAGCGGTAAGTTCGCCTTTCTTCAATAG
- a CDS encoding branched-chain amino acid ABC transporter permease, translated as MNLALFLQQVLNGLSIGSVYALFALGYTLIFSILGIINFAHGAIFTLGAYFTYALMGQAFGFNGLLANGALPLKLPFFPALILGSILAGAVGVGVERLAFRPLRQRGADPLLTVVSSLGVAVVIVNLIQYAVGAEIYTFPSDTYGNLPPAINFGTPEQPIPVRTVQLVIFGVSLVILMVLTYGINATKFGKAMRAVAEDGTTASLLGINTDRYIVLTFFASSFLAGLAGTLVGSSVSIAGPYFGIAFGLKGLAVIVLGGLGSIPGAVLGGLVLGVIEALVPGNFSAYKDAIAFAMLLVMLLVRPQGLLGRARIQKV; from the coding sequence ATGAACCTCGCGCTATTTTTACAACAAGTTCTCAATGGCCTGTCCATTGGCAGTGTCTATGCCCTGTTTGCCCTGGGCTATACCTTGATTTTCTCGATTTTGGGCATTATCAACTTTGCCCATGGGGCAATTTTTACCCTAGGGGCTTACTTTACCTATGCGTTAATGGGGCAAGCCTTTGGCTTTAACGGACTGCTGGCCAATGGAGCCTTACCGTTGAAACTGCCTTTTTTCCCGGCGTTGATCTTGGGCAGTATTCTGGCAGGGGCGGTGGGGGTAGGGGTGGAGCGATTGGCCTTTCGCCCCCTGCGCCAACGGGGCGCTGATCCTCTATTGACGGTGGTGTCTAGCCTCGGGGTGGCCGTGGTGATTGTGAATCTAATCCAATATGCCGTTGGTGCCGAGATTTACACCTTCCCATCAGATACCTATGGCAACTTGCCACCTGCGATTAACTTTGGCACTCCAGAACAACCGATTCCGGTTCGGACAGTGCAGTTGGTGATCTTTGGGGTCTCTCTGGTGATCTTGATGGTGCTCACCTATGGGATCAATGCTACCAAGTTTGGCAAGGCGATGCGGGCAGTGGCGGAGGATGGAACGACGGCCAGTCTGTTGGGTATCAATACCGATCGCTACATTGTCCTGACCTTCTTTGCCAGTAGCTTTCTGGCAGGGCTGGCGGGGACGTTGGTGGGCTCCAGTGTCAGCATTGCCGGGCCTTATTTTGGCATTGCCTTTGGCTTGAAGGGATTGGCGGTGATTGTATTGGGAGGCTTGGGTAGTATTCCAGGGGCAGTCCTGGGGGGTCTGGTGTTGGGGGTAATTGAAGCCTTGGTTCCTGGGAACTTCTCGGCCTATAAGGACGCGATCGCCTTTGCTATGTTGCTGGTAATGCTGCTGGTGAGACCCCAGGGGTTGTTGGGTCGTGCCCGAATTCAGAAGGTATAG
- a CDS encoding DUF433 domain-containing protein yields MSKSPLASAGLATADAGHRIRVQDIAIGYEHLSMSPDDIVYHYPIITLADVDAALTYSYDQDDDFLKLHQANVPHSGIAYCLYFMRFCE; encoded by the coding sequence ATCTCCAAATCACCCCTGGCGTCTGCGGGGCTTGCCACCGCAGACGCAGGTCATCGCATTCGAGTGCAAGACATTGCGATTGGGTACGAACACCTTAGTATGTCCCCCGACGATATTGTTTACCATTACCCCATCATTACCCTCGCTGATGTCGACGCGGCTCTGACCTACTCCTACGACCAGGATGATGACTTTCTGAAACTCCATCAAGCCAATGTTCCCCACTCAGGAATTGCCTACTGTCTGTACTTCATGAGGTTTTGTGAATAG
- a CDS encoding TIGR04282 family arsenosugar biosynthesis glycosyltransferase — translation MEFPRASRSGGEGLIVITRYPEPGRTKTRLIPALGADGAARLHHHLGQQTLQQVTALQAIRPLSVAVHFHGGSLQQMRAWLGSYPTYIPQGEGDLGARMTQAFAQGFQAGWERVVMIGTDCPHLQVSHLAQAFESLETADLVLGPALDGGYYLIGLGQWIPALLIGPTWGTDQVLQQTLEIATALQLAIAQLPTLADIDRPEDLVYL, via the coding sequence ATGGAATTCCCTAGGGCTAGCAGGAGTGGGGGTGAAGGGCTGATTGTGATCACCCGCTACCCAGAACCCGGTCGAACCAAGACCCGCTTGATTCCAGCCCTCGGAGCCGATGGGGCAGCAAGACTGCATCACCATCTGGGGCAACAAACCCTCCAGCAGGTAACAGCGCTGCAAGCAATCCGTCCCCTGAGTGTGGCTGTGCATTTCCATGGCGGTAGTCTGCAACAGATGCGGGCATGGCTGGGGAGTTATCCCACCTATATTCCCCAGGGAGAGGGGGATCTGGGTGCCCGGATGACCCAGGCGTTTGCCCAAGGTTTTCAGGCGGGCTGGGAACGGGTGGTGATGATTGGTACGGACTGTCCCCACTTGCAAGTGAGTCATCTGGCTCAGGCCTTTGAGTCCCTGGAGACTGCCGATTTGGTGTTAGGGCCAGCCCTAGATGGAGGGTACTATCTGATTGGGTTGGGGCAGTGGATACCAGCCTTATTGATCGGCCCCACCTGGGGCACCGATCAAGTGTTGCAGCAGACCCTAGAAATTGCCACCGCGCTGCAACTGGCGATCGCCCAACTACCAACCCTTGCGGACATTGACCGCCCAGAAGACCTGGTGTACCTGTAA
- a CDS encoding type II toxin-antitoxin system VapC family toxin yields the protein MTQPAKYLIDTNIISELRKKSKANPGVLQFFQQTAEQAAPLYLSVITIGELRRGVELIRHRGDQQQADLLENWLQTVLEDYADHILDFTVVEAQVWGKLRVPHPQNALDKQIAATALTCGLTLITRNVNDFAGTGVPTIDPFETVDGF from the coding sequence ATGACACAGCCAGCCAAATATTTAATTGATACCAACATCATTAGTGAACTGCGTAAAAAAAGTAAAGCAAATCCCGGTGTCCTGCAATTTTTCCAGCAAACTGCCGAGCAAGCCGCCCCGCTCTATCTCAGTGTAATCACCATTGGCGAACTGCGGCGAGGGGTTGAACTCATCCGGCATCGCGGCGATCAACAACAAGCAGACCTGCTAGAAAACTGGTTGCAGACGGTTTTAGAAGACTACGCCGACCATATTCTCGATTTCACCGTAGTTGAGGCTCAGGTTTGGGGCAAATTGCGCGTTCCCCATCCCCAAAATGCCCTTGACAAACAGATTGCCGCCACTGCCCTCACCTGCGGTTTAACCCTAATCACCCGCAATGTGAACGACTTTGCTGGGACAGGCGTTCCCACGATCGACCCGTTTGAAACCGTTGACGGTTTCTGA
- a CDS encoding FitA-like ribbon-helix-helix domain-containing protein, whose product MANLIVRNIDEAIVKALKKRASQHGVSAEAEHRKILEQALLQPQRKSFAEVLRQIPNVGNDSDFERVQDDTASQIFN is encoded by the coding sequence ATGGCAAATTTAATCGTCCGCAACATCGATGAAGCCATCGTCAAAGCCCTCAAAAAGCGAGCCAGTCAGCATGGGGTCAGTGCCGAAGCCGAACATCGCAAAATCTTAGAACAAGCCTTGCTGCAACCGCAACGAAAATCCTTTGCAGAAGTGCTACGCCAGATCCCCAACGTTGGCAACGATTCAGACTTCGAGCGCGTTCAAGATGACACAGCCAGCCAAATATTTAATTGA
- a CDS encoding FHA domain-containing protein codes for MVTSVSPQLIIRRVLGNSYLELVGKTTWTIGRAEECEVVLSDHWVSRHHARLHLTEDGNFSLEDLGSRNGCLVNGQRIAQPLTLRHGDRLVLGTTEIEFSDPAAANGQFATTQQPPVQRESARKTVLITHTTQYQAAIWQVTLASQGVSVAFESPGMELLETIYQFQLSRQELPDLVLVDITSQKSNTYAFCRQCRASYPTLKIMLVSSSRTEIFPVERQWAIHQGAIDFIPGFQERNLMASPLEIVAKVELVLKVLSWQPLQQQSLIGAVLALHKSAFK; via the coding sequence GTGGTAACTTCCGTTTCCCCACAGTTAATTATCCGAAGAGTCTTGGGTAATTCCTACCTGGAACTGGTGGGGAAGACAACCTGGACTATTGGTCGTGCTGAAGAGTGTGAAGTGGTGCTCTCGGATCATTGGGTGTCTCGTCACCATGCCAGGTTACATCTCACCGAAGACGGAAACTTCTCTTTAGAAGATTTAGGGAGTCGCAATGGTTGTCTGGTCAACGGCCAGCGCATTGCCCAGCCATTAACCCTGCGTCATGGCGATCGCCTGGTACTGGGAACAACAGAGATTGAATTCTCCGATCCGGCGGCAGCCAATGGGCAGTTTGCTACCACCCAGCAGCCTCCAGTGCAACGGGAATCGGCGCGCAAAACGGTACTGATTACCCACACCACCCAATACCAAGCCGCCATTTGGCAGGTAACCTTGGCTTCCCAAGGGGTTTCGGTTGCCTTTGAATCCCCTGGGATGGAACTGCTAGAAACCATTTACCAGTTTCAGCTCAGCCGCCAGGAGCTACCTGATTTAGTCTTAGTGGACATCACATCGCAAAAATCCAATACCTATGCTTTTTGTCGCCAGTGTCGTGCCTCTTACCCAACCTTAAAAATTATGCTCGTCAGTAGTAGCCGCACAGAAATTTTTCCGGTTGAGCGCCAGTGGGCGATTCATCAAGGGGCAATCGATTTTATTCCCGGGTTTCAAGAGCGCAACCTGATGGCCAGTCCCCTGGAGATTGTTGCCAAGGTGGAACTGGTCTTGAAGGTACTGTCCTGGCAACCTCTGCAGCAGCAATCTTTGATCGGTGCCGTCCTGGCACTCCATAAGAGCGCCTTCAAGTAA